One genomic window of Caldivirga sp. includes the following:
- a CDS encoding thermopsin family protease: MNTIRAMILIIILTTTSAVIANAQSAACWYYWPNVNVNIGQGLLVKVMNGSYNLYVFTPTQYSRWSSSGNAYAVYSSRVTTGAYLIRIPPGTYYVVLYPTQCNGVTNVSINVIGLAPTGVSSTMPINTTAILGYFNVSSIRAWNASYTAVNILRVPKGGASLQLNAVVRVELINGGFQEYWLQDALIFITNEGVFRVVDNVWNATAPKANMSQYLINGSGRVYEVMGINQWYYGYISSFNKYSLPLSGYLEVNVTLINGSVVVMFGYAIIRNGSNYASPTITWFDNVTLGVKAKQALIVTTPYEETGGGYAYDVELVFGGSFNGEQTTFESLNAQLAIMHWGGSGWVPYSQVYNFGMNTAESATDLVTSIASNGNVQVTVGIPYYGELTNAFKPTIPTSFIEVIYPNGTVRGFYVFKETMVALPMIIRGNGITYVFKGIIESCNGAVRLISNSSVEVVPSINKLSSCIIRGNYSVYFLVALRSQYPINVTLVNGTFAVTNIESWVPANSSLVIRVKSIYTFNNLTRVKTTNETSINITVRTPLNLTINWIRQYLVNASSIVPININGSLTLSYVNWVNEGSILVLTIPGFIYFNNGTRLMALNKSSVGIVVTHPLVITTSWVRQYLVNISSVVPILINSSHSINYVHWVNSGSIINVTVPRYYYVNGSVRLMSLNSSALITVDKPIKAAVKWVRQYLVNISSPVPIIVNGSRLISLINWFNESSTLVINAQSHYYFNNGTRLLLLNSTMIKVIINRPLNLTVNWVKQYLVNVTSPASFTLNGTLLGSLLGWFNASSLINITLTIQYFSNETRLLPLNSSLMLIKVNKPLNITITWVRQYLVNVTSPIPLRINGSEFRNYSEWVNAGALIILSGPMRVIEGNLTVIRLTSVFINGQAHSSLPINVTVNEPLTVSVDWVRDYVIYYSIALLVIIIILILVASHGGVNRS, encoded by the coding sequence ATGAATACAATTAGGGCTATGATACTCATTATTATATTGACAACCACCTCGGCAGTAATAGCCAACGCCCAATCAGCCGCTTGCTGGTACTACTGGCCTAATGTTAATGTCAATATTGGTCAAGGATTACTGGTTAAAGTGATGAATGGGTCCTATAACCTATACGTCTTTACGCCAACACAGTACAGTAGGTGGAGTAGTAGCGGTAACGCATATGCAGTCTACTCAAGCAGGGTCACCACAGGCGCCTACTTAATACGCATTCCACCAGGCACATACTACGTAGTACTATACCCCACCCAATGCAATGGGGTCACTAACGTCAGTATTAACGTTATTGGATTAGCCCCAACCGGTGTATCATCAACCATGCCTATTAACACCACCGCCATTTTAGGCTACTTCAATGTAAGTAGCATTAGGGCTTGGAACGCAAGCTACACCGCAGTCAACATACTAAGGGTACCTAAGGGTGGTGCTAGCCTTCAATTAAATGCCGTGGTGAGGGTTGAATTAATTAATGGCGGTTTTCAGGAGTATTGGCTTCAAGATGCCTTAATATTCATTACTAATGAGGGAGTGTTTAGGGTGGTTGATAATGTTTGGAATGCTACAGCCCCTAAAGCCAACATGTCCCAGTACTTAATTAATGGCTCCGGAAGAGTTTATGAGGTTATGGGCATTAACCAATGGTATTACGGTTACATTAGTAGTTTCAACAAGTATAGTTTACCATTATCAGGTTACCTGGAGGTTAACGTGACTTTAATTAATGGTTCAGTGGTAGTCATGTTCGGCTACGCCATAATAAGGAATGGGAGTAATTACGCATCGCCTACTATTACGTGGTTTGACAATGTGACTTTAGGAGTAAAGGCTAAGCAAGCATTAATAGTAACCACCCCCTATGAGGAAACTGGAGGTGGATACGCCTATGACGTTGAGTTAGTTTTCGGGGGAAGCTTTAACGGTGAGCAGACTACCTTTGAAAGCCTCAATGCCCAATTAGCCATAATGCATTGGGGTGGGTCAGGCTGGGTGCCTTACAGCCAAGTCTACAACTTTGGTATGAATACTGCTGAATCTGCAACTGACTTAGTAACATCAATAGCCAGTAACGGTAATGTGCAGGTCACAGTGGGTATACCATACTACGGTGAGTTAACTAATGCCTTTAAACCAACAATACCCACGAGCTTTATTGAGGTGATTTACCCAAATGGTACCGTTAGGGGCTTCTACGTATTTAAAGAAACCATGGTTGCCTTACCCATGATAATAAGGGGTAATGGGATTACGTATGTTTTTAAGGGCATTATTGAATCATGTAATGGAGCAGTACGGTTAATTAGTAATAGTTCGGTCGAAGTGGTTCCAAGCATTAATAAATTGTCATCATGCATAATAAGGGGTAACTACAGCGTATACTTCCTAGTGGCGCTTAGGTCGCAGTACCCTATTAACGTTACCTTAGTTAATGGTACATTCGCAGTAACTAATATTGAGAGTTGGGTGCCTGCGAACTCATCACTAGTGATTAGAGTTAAGTCCATTTACACCTTCAATAACTTAACTAGGGTTAAGACTACTAACGAGACTTCAATTAATATTACTGTTAGGACACCATTAAACCTTACTATTAACTGGATTAGGCAATACTTAGTCAACGCCAGTAGTATTGTACCCATTAATATTAATGGTTCATTAACGTTAAGCTACGTGAATTGGGTTAATGAAGGTTCCATATTGGTATTAACGATACCGGGCTTCATTTACTTCAATAATGGAACTAGGTTAATGGCCTTGAATAAGTCTAGCGTAGGCATTGTGGTTACGCATCCATTAGTCATTACTACCTCATGGGTTAGGCAGTATTTAGTCAACATTAGTAGCGTTGTCCCAATCCTAATTAACAGTAGTCATTCAATAAATTATGTACATTGGGTGAACTCAGGCAGCATAATTAATGTAACAGTGCCAAGGTACTACTACGTTAATGGTAGTGTACGGTTAATGTCCCTTAACTCATCCGCTTTAATTACTGTTGATAAACCAATTAAGGCTGCTGTGAAATGGGTTAGGCAGTACTTGGTTAACATTAGTAGTCCAGTCCCTATAATAGTGAATGGGTCTCGGTTAATCTCCCTAATTAACTGGTTTAATGAATCAAGTACCCTGGTAATCAATGCGCAGTCCCACTACTACTTCAATAATGGAACCAGGTTACTGCTCCTTAATTCAACAATGATTAAAGTAATCATTAATAGGCCCCTTAACCTCACTGTTAATTGGGTTAAGCAATACTTAGTTAATGTAACCAGTCCAGCATCCTTCACATTAAATGGTACTTTACTAGGATCACTGCTTGGGTGGTTCAACGCAAGTTCATTAATTAATATTACGCTTACAATCCAATACTTCAGTAATGAAACTAGGCTACTTCCTTTAAACTCATCATTAATGCTCATTAAGGTTAATAAACCCCTCAACATTACTATCACTTGGGTTAGGCAGTACCTAGTTAATGTAACCAGTCCAATACCGTTAAGGATCAATGGTTCTGAGTTTAGGAATTACTCCGAGTGGGTTAATGCAGGTGCCTTAATCATTTTAAGTGGCCCAATGAGGGTTATTGAGGGTAATTTAACTGTTATTAGGTTAACTTCAGTGTTTATTAATGGTCAAGCTCACAGTTCACTACCCATTAATGTGACTGTTAATGAGCCATTAACGGTGAGTGTGGATTGGGTTAGGGATTACGTGATTTACTATTCAATAGCCTTACTTGTAATTATTATTATATTAATTTTAGTTGCTTCACATGGTGGAGTTAATAGATCCTAA
- a CDS encoding DNA topoisomerase VI subunit B — MSDVAFESLTPAEWFRRNKEIAGFSSPSRAMYQTVRELIENALDATENHGILPSVKAAIRYIDKDKDIYSIYVEDNGIGIPEEEIPNVFGQIFYSSKYRIKQHRGIFGLGAKMVVLYAQSTSGMPVRVTSSMKGSQYIYTYEISIDTVKNKPVIHSHVRVENKYGWHGTAVKVVLEGNWQYAKSRIEEYFTRTAMITPYAEIILIEPNNEVIRFNRITTIMPKPPMEGLPHPSSIDLESLKQLINRNSDIPLIDFLRENFDGIGDETVKEFLKTVNIRASKHVKRLSETELRMLAEKMRQFNGWRRPRADWLSPIGEKILANGILHVLKPEAVFVTTRKPASYSGHPFIVEAAIAWGGSIMPLDKPILYRYANKVPLLQDEGSDVIRHVIDEVDWSQYRVKFPAPLAVVVHVCSTKIPYASAGKEAIADVPEIEKEVRLAVREVARKLKVYLARKEREHELLTKYAILRLYTDEVSSALSFASGVDEGVIKGKLEELIKRKLGLDIRAGPPTITEGEVSNVVVT, encoded by the coding sequence ATGTCTGATGTTGCCTTTGAGTCACTTACACCGGCTGAGTGGTTTAGGCGCAATAAGGAGATTGCGGGCTTCTCAAGCCCCAGTAGGGCAATGTATCAAACGGTCAGGGAACTTATTGAGAATGCCCTAGATGCCACTGAGAATCACGGCATATTACCCTCCGTTAAAGCAGCAATAAGGTACATTGATAAGGATAAGGACATATACTCAATATACGTTGAGGATAACGGCATAGGCATCCCTGAGGAGGAAATACCCAATGTCTTTGGGCAAATATTCTACAGCTCTAAATACAGGATTAAGCAACATAGGGGCATTTTTGGACTTGGCGCCAAGATGGTTGTCCTCTACGCCCAATCAACCTCAGGAATGCCTGTTAGGGTAACGAGTTCAATGAAGGGTTCTCAATACATATACACTTATGAAATCAGCATAGATACTGTTAAGAATAAGCCAGTAATACATAGTCACGTTAGGGTTGAGAATAAGTACGGTTGGCATGGTACCGCCGTTAAGGTGGTTCTTGAGGGTAATTGGCAGTATGCGAAGAGTAGGATTGAGGAATACTTCACTAGGACCGCCATGATAACCCCCTACGCGGAGATAATTCTTATTGAGCCTAATAACGAGGTCATCAGGTTCAATAGGATAACGACAATAATGCCGAAGCCGCCTATGGAGGGTTTACCTCACCCAAGTAGCATTGACCTTGAGTCCCTTAAGCAGTTAATAAACAGGAACAGTGACATCCCGCTCATTGACTTCCTTAGGGAGAACTTCGATGGTATTGGTGATGAGACTGTTAAGGAGTTCCTAAAAACAGTGAACATTAGGGCTAGTAAGCATGTTAAGAGACTCAGCGAGACTGAATTAAGAATGCTTGCGGAGAAGATGAGGCAATTCAATGGTTGGAGGAGACCAAGGGCTGACTGGCTTTCCCCCATTGGTGAGAAGATACTGGCTAACGGTATACTCCACGTCCTTAAGCCTGAGGCAGTGTTCGTAACCACTAGGAAGCCTGCCTCATACTCAGGTCACCCATTCATAGTTGAGGCTGCCATAGCATGGGGTGGGTCAATAATGCCTTTGGATAAGCCAATACTATACAGGTACGCTAATAAAGTTCCCCTACTCCAAGATGAGGGTAGTGATGTGATTAGGCACGTCATTGATGAGGTTGATTGGAGCCAATACAGGGTTAAGTTCCCAGCCCCCCTAGCCGTAGTGGTTCACGTATGCTCAACTAAAATACCCTATGCCTCAGCTGGTAAGGAGGCTATTGCTGATGTTCCTGAGATTGAAAAGGAGGTTAGGTTAGCGGTCAGGGAGGTTGCCAGGAAGCTTAAGGTTTACTTAGCCAGAAAGGAGAGGGAACATGAATTGCTAACTAAGTACGCTATACTTAGGCTTTACACTGATGAGGTTTCCTCAGCATTATCCTTCGCGTCTGGGGTTGATGAAGGTGTGATTAAGGGTAAGCTTGAGGAGTTGATTAAGAGGAAGCTAGGTCTTGACATAAGGGCTGGTCCACCCACCATTACTGAAGGTGAGGTAAGCAACGTTGTAGTTACTTAA
- the sucC gene encoding ADP-forming succinate--CoA ligase subunit beta — translation MRLLEYKGKEILAKYGVSVPKGIVISSVSDIDKSNLKYPVFVKSQVPFAGRAKMGLVKRASNKDEAKQIASEYLGKVIQDFEVKKVLLEEGVDVAKEYYVSVTIDRSSRTFIILASPEGGVDIEEIARTSPEKIYRARIHPFEGLRDYTVNAINKFMGFTGDLASKFASLLRIMYNVFETYDAELVEINPLALTRDGNFVALDVKIMIDDNALYRHGDISVEEEGDLTREELEARKYGFHYVELPGYVGVVGNGAGLTMATMDLVKEFKGEPADFLDVGGGASRDIVKAALTLLLKDERIKGIVLNIFGGITRGDEVAYGVVEAFKEIGASKPLAIRLKGTNEEEGRRILAPLGVKIYETAEEAIGELMKNLQGGGR, via the coding sequence ATGAGGCTGCTTGAGTATAAGGGTAAGGAGATACTGGCTAAGTACGGTGTAAGTGTGCCTAAGGGCATTGTAATCAGTAGCGTGAGCGACATTGATAAGAGTAACCTAAAGTACCCAGTCTTCGTTAAGTCCCAAGTACCCTTCGCCGGTAGGGCTAAGATGGGGCTTGTTAAGAGGGCTAGTAATAAGGATGAGGCTAAGCAAATAGCGTCAGAGTACTTGGGTAAGGTTATTCAGGACTTCGAGGTTAAGAAGGTTCTACTTGAGGAGGGGGTTGATGTTGCTAAGGAGTACTATGTCTCAGTAACCATAGACAGATCCAGTAGGACATTCATAATCCTAGCTTCACCAGAAGGTGGGGTTGATATTGAGGAGATAGCTAGGACAAGCCCTGAGAAAATATACAGGGCCAGGATCCACCCCTTTGAGGGTCTTAGGGACTACACCGTTAACGCAATTAATAAGTTCATGGGCTTCACAGGGGACTTAGCCTCGAAGTTCGCCTCACTCCTCAGGATAATGTACAATGTGTTTGAGACGTATGATGCTGAGTTAGTGGAGATTAATCCGCTTGCCTTAACAAGGGACGGTAACTTCGTTGCCCTTGACGTTAAAATAATGATTGATGATAATGCGTTGTATAGGCATGGGGACATTTCAGTTGAGGAGGAGGGCGACTTAACCAGGGAGGAGCTTGAGGCCAGGAAGTACGGCTTCCACTACGTGGAGTTACCAGGCTACGTGGGTGTGGTTGGTAATGGGGCTGGATTAACAATGGCAACAATGGACTTAGTTAAGGAGTTTAAGGGTGAGCCGGCGGACTTCCTTGACGTTGGAGGTGGAGCAAGTAGGGATATTGTTAAGGCTGCCTTAACATTACTACTTAAGGATGAGAGAATTAAGGGTATTGTATTGAATATATTTGGTGGAATAACTAGAGGAGATGAGGTTGCGTACGGGGTTGTTGAGGCCTTTAAGGAGATTGGCGCATCTAAGCCATTAGCAATAAGGCTGAAGGGAACTAATGAGGAGGAAGGTAGGAGAATACTGGCCCCACTGGGGGTTAAAATTTATGAAACGGCCGAGGAGGCCATAGGTGAATTAATGAAGAATCTACAGGGTGGTGGAAGATGA
- the sucD gene encoding succinate--CoA ligase subunit alpha, with the protein MILVDQNTRVLVQGITGSEGSRHTLYMLQYGTKVVAGVTPGRGGQQVHGVPVYDSVEDALRKHPEINTSIIFVPARFASDAVYEAVDNGIRLVVIITEHIPIHDAIRFVNYAKYKGTVIIGPNCPGVVSPTVSKVGILPNSVYVKKGPVGIISRSGTLTYEISYHLTQAGFGQSTVVGIGGDPIIGTDMVEAALMYENDPETKYLVVIGEIGGDQEERLANLVREGKVTKPIVAFIAGRTAPPGKRLGHAGAIISMGVGTYEGKVKALESVGIKVAKTPLEVVKLVRELSK; encoded by the coding sequence ATGATACTGGTTGATCAGAATACTAGGGTATTGGTGCAGGGAATAACAGGTAGTGAGGGGTCTAGGCATACACTGTACATGCTTCAATACGGCACTAAGGTGGTTGCTGGGGTAACGCCAGGTAGGGGTGGTCAACAGGTCCACGGTGTTCCAGTCTATGATTCAGTGGAGGATGCATTAAGGAAACACCCTGAAATAAACACTTCAATAATATTTGTCCCAGCCAGGTTCGCCTCAGACGCTGTCTACGAGGCTGTGGATAATGGGATAAGGCTAGTGGTGATAATAACTGAACATATCCCCATACACGATGCAATAAGGTTTGTTAACTACGCCAAGTACAAGGGCACAGTGATAATTGGGCCAAACTGCCCAGGTGTTGTTAGTCCAACAGTAAGTAAGGTTGGTATACTGCCTAACAGCGTCTACGTTAAGAAGGGGCCGGTTGGTATAATATCCCGTAGTGGTACCTTAACGTACGAAATATCATACCACCTAACCCAGGCTGGTTTTGGTCAAAGCACTGTGGTTGGTATTGGTGGTGACCCAATAATAGGCACTGATATGGTTGAGGCTGCCTTAATGTATGAGAATGATCCTGAAACAAAGTACCTAGTAGTAATTGGTGAAATAGGCGGTGATCAGGAGGAGAGGCTTGCTAATCTTGTTAGGGAGGGTAAGGTAACTAAGCCGATTGTAGCCTTCATAGCCGGTAGAACTGCACCACCAGGTAAGAGACTTGGCCATGCAGGCGCGATAATATCAATGGGAGTAGGCACCTATGAGGGTAAGGTTAAGGCACTTGAGTCAGTTGGAATCAAGGTTGCTAAGACACCGCTTGAAGTTGTTAAGCTTGTTCGTGAACTCTCAAAGTAA
- a CDS encoding DUF488 domain-containing protein codes for MIRVKRIYEPPLSSDGVRILVDRLWPRGISKDEAKVDLWLRDVAPSDELRRWFSHDPAKWEEFKSRYFNELRNNPKVKVIIEMLREGKTITLLYSSKSPYNNAVALREYLELLLS; via the coding sequence TTGATAAGGGTTAAACGGATCTATGAACCACCATTAAGCAGTGATGGCGTGAGGATCCTAGTGGATAGATTATGGCCTAGGGGTATTAGTAAGGATGAGGCTAAGGTTGATTTATGGTTAAGGGATGTGGCTCCTAGCGATGAGTTAAGGAGGTGGTTCAGCCATGATCCAGCTAAGTGGGAGGAATTTAAGAGTAGGTACTTTAATGAACTAAGGAATAATCCTAAGGTGAAGGTTATAATTGAGATGCTTAGGGAAGGTAAAACAATAACCCTACTCTACTCATCAAAGTCACCCTACAATAACGCAGTAGCATTAAGGGAATACCTAGAATTGTTATTAAGTTAA